Proteins encoded in a region of the Scomber scombrus chromosome 16, fScoSco1.1, whole genome shotgun sequence genome:
- the hey1 gene encoding hairy/enhancer-of-split related with YRPW motif protein 1 encodes MKRNHDFSSSDSELDETIEVEKESADENGSMSSPLGSMSPTTSTQVQARKRRRGIIEKRRRDRINNSLSELRRLVPSAFEKQGSAKLEKAEILQMTVDHLKMLHAAGGKGYFDAHALAMDYRGLGFRECLAETARYLSIIEGLDSTDPLRIRLVSHLNNYASQREAHSGLNHLAWGSAFGSPPAHLTHPLLLQHQQGAALAPLPRSATSSPQTPLSSTSTSSSSSSSSSSSSTSVAETHIPGRRSGSATPHSDQGPIRVPPTSAAPTTVLHHALVPSSASKLSPPLLSSLSAFPFPFSAFPIISPTATVSSPVPTSSVGKPYRPWGMEIGAF; translated from the exons atgaaaaggaaTCACGATTTTAGCTCCTCGGACAGCGAGCTCGATGAGACTATTGAGGTGGAGAAGGAGAGCGCAGATGAGAATGG gAGTATGAGCTCTCCTCTGGGCTCCATGTCCCCCACAACATCAACTCAGGTGCAGGCGAGGAAAAGGCGTCGAGGA ATTATTGAGAAGCGGCGTCGGGACAGAATCAACAACAGCCTGAGTGAGCTCCGCAGGCTGGTTCCCAGCGCCTTTGAGAAACAG GGTTCAGCCAAACTGGAGAAAGCAGAGATTTTGCAGATGACTGTCGACCATCTGAAAATGCTTCATGCTGCTGGGGGCAAAG GTTATTTTGATGCCCATGCCCTGGCAATGGACTACCGTGGTTTGGGTTTCAGGGAGTGCCTGGCTGAGACGGCCCGCTATCTGAGTATAATTGAAGGCTTGGACAGCACAGACCCTCTGCGGATCCGTCTGGTCTCACACCTCAACAACTACGCCAGTCAAAGAGAGGCCCACTCCGGCCTGAATCACCTGGCCTGGGGCTCTGCCTTTGGATCCCCTCCTGCCCACCTGAcccaccctctcctcctccagcaccAACAGGGGGCAGCATTGGCTCCTTTACCCCGCAGTGCCACCAGCAGCCCACAAACTCCTCTGTCATCCACCTCcacttcatcctcctcctcctcctcctcttcttcatcatccaCATCGGTTGCAGAGACTCACATTCCGGGCAGGCGTAGCGGCAGCGCCACCCCCCACTCAGATCAAGGCCCGATCCGCGTTCCCCCCACCTCCGCCGCTCCTACCACCGTCCTTCACCATGCCTTGGTCCCCTCATCAGCGTCCAAGCTCTCCCCtccgctcctctcctccctctcggCATTCCCCTTCCCCTTCAGCGCCTTCCCCATCATCTCCCCCACCGCTACTGTCAGCTCCCCTGTACCGACATCCAGTGTGGGCAAACCCTACAGACCCTGGGGTATGGAAATAGGAGCCTTCTGA
- the stmn2b gene encoding stathmin-2b isoform X1 gives MHPFISTAYKEKMKEISVLSLICSCLYPETRKNLMGDFEDMDIKPINKRASGQAFEVILKPTSPVSDAAHCVTTPPKKDISLEDIQKKLEAAEDRRRSQEAQVLRALAEKREHERDVLLKAMEENSNFSRMAEEKLQQKMEQIEENRMAYLASMMDRLQERERRAQEVRRNKELREEVTA, from the exons ATGCATCCATTTATCTCCACAGCttacaaagagaaaatgaaggagATTTCAGTTCTCTCACTCATCTGCTCTTGTCTGTACCCTGAGACCCGCAAAAACCTCATGGGTGACTTTGAGG acatggACATCAAGCCTATTAACAAAAGGGCCTCAGGCCAGGCCTTTGAGGTCATCCTGAAGCCGACCTCCCCTGTGTCCGATGCTGCTCACTGCGTCACCACCCCTCCAAAGAAAGACATTTCCCTGGAGGACATCCAGAAGAAACTGGAGGCAGCTGAGGACCGGAGGAGA TCCCAGGAGGCTCAGGTACTCCGGGCCCTGGCTGAGAAGCGGGAGCACGAGCGTGATGTGCTGCTGAAGGCCATGGAGGAGAACAGCAACTTTAGCCGCATGGCTGAGGAGAAGCTCCAGCAGAAGATGGAGCAGATCGAGGAGAATCGGATGGCTTACCTGGCCAGCATGATGGACCGCCTGCAGGAGAGG GAGAGGCGTGCTCAGGAGGTGCGCAGGAACAAGGAGTTGAGAGAAGAGGTGACAGCGTGA
- the stmn2b gene encoding stathmin-2b isoform X2, which yields MAKTAIAYKEKMKEISVLSLICSCLYPETRKNLMGDFEGKWKHADMDIKPINKRASGQAFEVILKPTSPVSDAAHCVTTPPKKDISLEDIQKKLEAAEDRRRSQEAQVLRALAEKREHERDVLLKAMEENSNFSRMAEEKLQQKMEQIEENRMAYLASMMDRLQERERRAQEVRRNKELREEVTA from the exons CttacaaagagaaaatgaaggagATTTCAGTTCTCTCACTCATCTGCTCTTGTCTGTACCCTGAGACCCGCAAAAACCTCATGGGTGACTTTGAGGGTAAGTGGAA acatgcagacatggACATCAAGCCTATTAACAAAAGGGCCTCAGGCCAGGCCTTTGAGGTCATCCTGAAGCCGACCTCCCCTGTGTCCGATGCTGCTCACTGCGTCACCACCCCTCCAAAGAAAGACATTTCCCTGGAGGACATCCAGAAGAAACTGGAGGCAGCTGAGGACCGGAGGAGA TCCCAGGAGGCTCAGGTACTCCGGGCCCTGGCTGAGAAGCGGGAGCACGAGCGTGATGTGCTGCTGAAGGCCATGGAGGAGAACAGCAACTTTAGCCGCATGGCTGAGGAGAAGCTCCAGCAGAAGATGGAGCAGATCGAGGAGAATCGGATGGCTTACCTGGCCAGCATGATGGACCGCCTGCAGGAGAGG GAGAGGCGTGCTCAGGAGGTGCGCAGGAACAAGGAGTTGAGAGAAGAGGTGACAGCGTGA
- the stmn2b gene encoding stathmin-2b isoform X3, translated as MAKTAIAYKEKMKEISVLSLICSCLYPETRKNLMGDFEDMDIKPINKRASGQAFEVILKPTSPVSDAAHCVTTPPKKDISLEDIQKKLEAAEDRRRSQEAQVLRALAEKREHERDVLLKAMEENSNFSRMAEEKLQQKMEQIEENRMAYLASMMDRLQERERRAQEVRRNKELREEVTA; from the exons CttacaaagagaaaatgaaggagATTTCAGTTCTCTCACTCATCTGCTCTTGTCTGTACCCTGAGACCCGCAAAAACCTCATGGGTGACTTTGAGG acatggACATCAAGCCTATTAACAAAAGGGCCTCAGGCCAGGCCTTTGAGGTCATCCTGAAGCCGACCTCCCCTGTGTCCGATGCTGCTCACTGCGTCACCACCCCTCCAAAGAAAGACATTTCCCTGGAGGACATCCAGAAGAAACTGGAGGCAGCTGAGGACCGGAGGAGA TCCCAGGAGGCTCAGGTACTCCGGGCCCTGGCTGAGAAGCGGGAGCACGAGCGTGATGTGCTGCTGAAGGCCATGGAGGAGAACAGCAACTTTAGCCGCATGGCTGAGGAGAAGCTCCAGCAGAAGATGGAGCAGATCGAGGAGAATCGGATGGCTTACCTGGCCAGCATGATGGACCGCCTGCAGGAGAGG GAGAGGCGTGCTCAGGAGGTGCGCAGGAACAAGGAGTTGAGAGAAGAGGTGACAGCGTGA